Genomic window (Candidatus Nitrosocosmicus franklandus):
CATTTTGTTACATACAGGATGGTACAAATTAATTGTTTTAACATTCATAAATCTGTTTGTAGTACTAATGCTGATATACGGTGGAGTTATTGGACCGGGAGGAATGATTTCAATAAGATGAACACTGCTACAGGATTTATCAAGGCATTAGAATCTGGCACTAAACATGTTGTTATGAAAAGATTCACTTTCCGTTTTCCACAAGAAAAACTAAAATTTACCGGTGATGGATATCAGTTTGACCCTAAAAAAGGTGTAGGAATAGCTGGTATACGAGGTAGACATATTCTATTTCACGATAAATGTACCGGTTGCCAGTTATGTGCGATAGCGTGTGAAGGTATTGCTGAGGCAATAACGATGGCTAAGGTAGATGAACAATGGAAGCAAAACAAAAAGTCCATTATGCCTCAAATTGATTATGGCAAGTGTGTATTTTGTGGACTGTGTGTGGATGCCTGTCCCTTTTATGCCCTGTACATGACAGACGACTTTGAATTATCATCATATTCAAAAACGCATCTTATTTATACTCCAGCCCAATTAGCAGTCAAACCCAAGTACGATGGAGATGTAGAAATTAAAATAGGCAAACGTGGTGCATATCATGGTAGATAGTATTTTTGTTGGTTTATCGATCATTACAATTGGATCTGCCATACTTTCTTTAGAAAGCAGGGAGCTGCTGTATGGTGGTATTGCACTTGCAATTTCAATGCTCGGAATCGCTGGTTATTTTATTATATTGGATGCCCCGTTCGTGGCGATGTTTCAAATAGCAGTTTACGTTGGTGCTGTTGCCGTATTGATTATATTTACCGTCATGCTGGTAAGGGCCCCAAATACTGTCACCAAAAAAGAGACTAAAAGAAGAAAAATTACCGGAATTGCGTTGGGAGTAGCTTTCATGATAATGGCTATTTCTATTCTCGAAAGCTCAACAACCAACCAACTCAAATTTAATGATAATGCACAAATCTTTGATGTTCAGGAGATTGGGAAAGGATTATTAACATATTACTCTCCCGTACTAATTGTCTTGGCTTTGACATTAGCGGGTGCTGTAATTGGAGCGCTGGCATTAGCCCGCAGGGAGGATATAGAGGAGCGAAATGAATCAGCCAACTGATTTCTTATATATTGCGGTCATCCTTATTTCAATAGGTATTTATGGATTAGTCGTAAAGAGAAATGCTCTTAGACTAATTTTTTCAATCGAGTTGATAGCAAATGCAGTAAACCTCGCCCTTATAGCATTTTCCAGAATGCTACCGAGCCCGGAAGGACAAATTTTTGTCTTGTTTGCTATAGCTATATCAGCTGCGGAAGTTGCAGTAGGCCTAGGAATCATAATCGTCGCCTACCGATTCTACAAGGACATAGATATAACTGAATATAAGAATCTCAAAAATTAAATCATTTTTCATATAAATATTCCTTTTTTTTCACTACTCAACCGTATAATATATAAAAGGAGATAATGTCGTTGAGGTAGGGGTATTCGGAGCAAGAGAATGTAGATGGTGGATTCTTCCTATTATCTTATGGTGGCAACATTTATGCCCTTGATATTATCTCCGGTAATTTATTTTTTGGGTAAACACAAGGGAGTAAACATTACAACGTGGTCGACATTTGGAATCTTGGCAGTCTCCACGATACTTGTAATTATTCCATGTATAGACCTTGGTTCTGGGGGATCTTATCAAGAAGTTTTTGATTGGAGTCAATTAGGCCATTTCGGATTGAAGCTCGATGGATTGAGTATTCCCTTTGCAATCACAATTTACCTATTATCTACAATAATTGTAATATATTCAAAACCTTATATGGTAAGGAAGATTTTGATACAGTTTGATCAACTAAAGAATTCAAAATCTGCTGATAGTTCTACCTATAACGATATAGAAAACGATCTATATGCTGCAAAGGATGGTAATTCTTTGTCCACCTTGATGTTGACTACTGACCAAAAATCATATCTAAACGAGCAGCTAGGCTTGTACTATTCGTTATATCTCGTATTTGCAATGGGGATGTTGGGGACTGTTTTAGCAACTAATTTGTTTGAGTTTTATGTCTTTTTTGAATTAATGCTCGTCCCGTCTTTCTTTCTAATTGCCTTTTTTGGATATGGCAAGAGGAAAAGAACTTCCTTGATGTTTTTCTTTTGGGCCCATGTTGGTGCCGTTATCATGTTACTAGGCCTTTTGGCTATGGGTTTCTTGTCAGGTGGTTTTGACTTTGATGAGGTCAAAGCTAATGTTTCTCAAATTCCATCTCCTTGGATCGCAGTGATTGTCGCTGCATTGATTATTGGGTTTGCTGTTAAATTGGGCGCCTTTCTAGTTCATATATGGCTGCCTGATTCCTATACCGACGCTCCTACTCCAATAACCGTTTTGATATCCTCCGCTATGACAGGAATAGGAGCATATGGACTTGTTAGAATCTGGATAGATTTGCTCGCAGGACCTGGAAATTATTCTGATTATGCAATTTATGTCAACATCTGGGGATTGATCACGATGATCTATGGTGGAGCTATGGCCTTGATGCAAAAGGATATCAAACGCGTCTTGGCCTATTCGAGTATCAGTTCTATGGGTTATCTTCTTTTTGGCATAGGTTCTGAAAGTATACTTGGAATAAGTGGTGCTATCTTTATGTATGTAAGCCATGCTTTGGGTAAAGGACTGTTGTTTATGATGGCTGGGGCGATTATATTGCAGACTGGCACTAGGAATATGGATAAATTAGGTGGATTAGGAGGCAAAATGCCATATACTGCAGTTTTTGCTATGATTGGAGGGCTAACTATAATTGGTGTTCCGATTACAAGCGGATTTATGTCAGAATGGGTTTTGTTTAACGGTGCATTACAGAATGCCGTAGTTGATTGGAGCGTATTGAAGACTGTTTCTTTTGCTTTGGCTATTTCGGCTACTATATTGACATCCGCATATATTTTATGGATGTACAAGAGAATCTTTTATGGGGTCGTTCCAGAAACATTAAAAAACGTACGAGATTCGAGTAAGTATGTTTTAATAACCATGGGGATCTTGGCTTCACTTACATTAATACTCGGTGTTTATCCTGACCTGCTTTACAAACCCATTATAGGATATGTACAAAATCTATATGAGGAAACTTCTGACGAATTGAAACCGATAAAGATTACGCCTGGTTCTTCTAATGCCCTATCAAATACTACGGAAGCGAATTTAGGAAGAGAACAACCAGGCCAGATTAACAACGTTACTAGTAACACAGAAATTATAACGATGAAAAAGACACATTTAATTTCGGGTAACCATTTGGTTTCCTATGTTACAATATAGGTAATTTGCAATGGTAGATGCAATTGGATTTGAAGGCTTGGGGATTAATGCTTGGCTTATTTGGATGACACCCTTTATTGGAGCTGCATTTATCCCGCTGTTGAGGAATAAAAGCGAAAAAATCAAAAGTTTGGTAGCTGTAGGTTTTTCAATACTAAGTGCATTATTTGCACTTAGTATTTTACCTGTCGGATTATCAAATGGAGAGATACATAGTCAAATTCCCTGGTTTTCAGCCCTGAATTTAGAAGCTGGGGTACTAGCTGATCCATTGGCCATAATTATGAGTAATTTGGTTGCCTGGATCTCTGCAGCTATTTTCATATATTCTGTTTCCTATATGCATAAACAAAAGTCACTCATCAGGTACTGGTTCTTTATGTTATTCTTTATTGGATCAATGCAGTTGATCGTGTTATCTGATAATCTTTTGATGGTTTTCTTTGGCTGGGAGGGTGTAGGATTGGCGTCTTATGCTCTAATTGGATTTTGGTACCAGGATAGAAAGAAAGACTATGTTGGAAAGGAGGGTCATACTGCATGGGGAATACCTCAATGGACCTCCCCTACTCATGCAGGTATAAAGGCATTTTTGCTCAATCGCGCCGGTGACGTTATGATGCTGTCCGGAATGTTTTTGATATTCATGTATGCAGGAACGTTTGGATTTAGGGAGTTAATAGCAGATCAGGCATGGGCACATGAAATGATGCAACAAAACTTGTTGGTGCCCGCTGCAGTTTTAATATTTGGAGGTGCAATTGGAAAGTCTGCTCAATTTCCGTTAAATGAATGGTTATTAGAGGCCATGACAGGTCCTACATCCGTTTCGGCACTCATTCACGCAGCAACAATGGTAAAGGCGGGCGTATTCTTGGTAGCTCGTATTGGGCCTCTATTCTTTGCGTTATCTGTATTTAACATGCAACAATTCTTTGAAATAGTTGCTTGGGTAGGAGCAATTACTGCAATGCTTTTGGCAACACAAGCACTAGTTAACCCGGAAATCAAAAAAGTACTTGCCTATTCCACTGGATCTCAAATAGGTTATATGATGTTGGCTTTGGGCATAGCTGGTTTGAGCACCAATTTTGTAGACGGTTATACCGCTGGCTTTTTCCATCTAATTAGTCATGCATTGTTCAAGGCTTCGTTGTTCATGGCTGCGGGTGCTATTTTGCATACAGTACATTCAAGATTCATGACTGATATGGGTGGGTTGAGAAAGAGTATGAGAAAAACGTATATCTTTATGGTACTGGCAAGTCTGTCTTTGGCCGGTGCACCTCTCATAACATCTGGATTTTGGAGTAAGGATGCGATATTTGCGTCAATATTAGAATCAAATTATGAATTTTCATCCTATTTGTTTTTCATAGCAGTTGCGGTAGCCGTTATGACAGCTTTCTACACCTTTAGAATGGTTGGTCTAGTATTCTTTGGGAAGCCTAGCCAAAACGTCATAGATATCGAAAACAAGGGACATCGAATTAGGGAAGTAAACCAGCTAATGTGGATGCCATTTGCGGTACTCGCAATTGCATCTATAGTGATTGGGGTTGTGGGTTTTGCCTTCGAGGGTCAACTACATCACTTATTTTCAATGTATCTCGCCAGCTCCTTTGGCATTGTAGGAAGCGAAGTTGAGCCCCCGACACTAGCCTCAGAGAATGGCGATACAATACAAGGTCAACAACAGACAGAAAGTCACACAGAAGGACAAGTAGAGGAATCCTTGGAATTAAATCCGTTAG
Coding sequences:
- a CDS encoding NADH-quinone oxidoreductase subunit I; translated protein: MNTATGFIKALESGTKHVVMKRFTFRFPQEKLKFTGDGYQFDPKKGVGIAGIRGRHILFHDKCTGCQLCAIACEGIAEAITMAKVDEQWKQNKKSIMPQIDYGKCVFCGLCVDACPFYALYMTDDFELSSYSKTHLIYTPAQLAVKPKYDGDVEIKIGKRGAYHGR
- a CDS encoding NADH-quinone oxidoreductase subunit J family protein, translated to MVDSIFVGLSIITIGSAILSLESRELLYGGIALAISMLGIAGYFIILDAPFVAMFQIAVYVGAVAVLIIFTVMLVRAPNTVTKKETKRRKITGIALGVAFMIMAISILESSTTNQLKFNDNAQIFDVQEIGKGLLTYYSPVLIVLALTLAGAVIGALALARREDIEERNESAN
- the nuoK gene encoding NADH-quinone oxidoreductase subunit NuoK produces the protein MNQPTDFLYIAVILISIGIYGLVVKRNALRLIFSIELIANAVNLALIAFSRMLPSPEGQIFVLFAIAISAAEVAVGLGIIIVAYRFYKDIDITEYKNLKN
- a CDS encoding complex I subunit 4 family protein, producing the protein MVDSSYYLMVATFMPLILSPVIYFLGKHKGVNITTWSTFGILAVSTILVIIPCIDLGSGGSYQEVFDWSQLGHFGLKLDGLSIPFAITIYLLSTIIVIYSKPYMVRKILIQFDQLKNSKSADSSTYNDIENDLYAAKDGNSLSTLMLTTDQKSYLNEQLGLYYSLYLVFAMGMLGTVLATNLFEFYVFFELMLVPSFFLIAFFGYGKRKRTSLMFFFWAHVGAVIMLLGLLAMGFLSGGFDFDEVKANVSQIPSPWIAVIVAALIIGFAVKLGAFLVHIWLPDSYTDAPTPITVLISSAMTGIGAYGLVRIWIDLLAGPGNYSDYAIYVNIWGLITMIYGGAMALMQKDIKRVLAYSSISSMGYLLFGIGSESILGISGAIFMYVSHALGKGLLFMMAGAIILQTGTRNMDKLGGLGGKMPYTAVFAMIGGLTIIGVPITSGFMSEWVLFNGALQNAVVDWSVLKTVSFALAISATILTSAYILWMYKRIFYGVVPETLKNVRDSSKYVLITMGILASLTLILGVYPDLLYKPIIGYVQNLYEETSDELKPIKITPGSSNALSNTTEANLGREQPGQINNVTSNTEIITMKKTHLISGNHLVSYVTI
- a CDS encoding NADH-quinone oxidoreductase subunit L, with the translated sequence MVDAIGFEGLGINAWLIWMTPFIGAAFIPLLRNKSEKIKSLVAVGFSILSALFALSILPVGLSNGEIHSQIPWFSALNLEAGVLADPLAIIMSNLVAWISAAIFIYSVSYMHKQKSLIRYWFFMLFFIGSMQLIVLSDNLLMVFFGWEGVGLASYALIGFWYQDRKKDYVGKEGHTAWGIPQWTSPTHAGIKAFLLNRAGDVMMLSGMFLIFMYAGTFGFRELIADQAWAHEMMQQNLLVPAAVLIFGGAIGKSAQFPLNEWLLEAMTGPTSVSALIHAATMVKAGVFLVARIGPLFFALSVFNMQQFFEIVAWVGAITAMLLATQALVNPEIKKVLAYSTGSQIGYMMLALGIAGLSTNFVDGYTAGFFHLISHALFKASLFMAAGAILHTVHSRFMTDMGGLRKSMRKTYIFMVLASLSLAGAPLITSGFWSKDAIFASILESNYEFSSYLFFIAVAVAVMTAFYTFRMVGLVFFGKPSQNVIDIENKGHRIREVNQLMWMPFAVLAIASIVIGVVGFAFEGQLHHLFSMYLASSFGIVGSEVEPPTLASENGDTIQGQQQTESHTEGQVEESLELNPLAVIASVLAFGIGGFLGYLFYIKRAADPTKINENVVSKALWRFLYNRWYLNSLLYWFGVVIPLGFYRRVNKYFENILMYGINPSVQHSMVFMSKVTKAAQSGNVQTYLYVFSAGIILITMLLLS